DNA sequence from the Sceloporus undulatus isolate JIND9_A2432 ecotype Alabama chromosome 4, SceUnd_v1.1, whole genome shotgun sequence genome:
AGGGCAAAAAAGTGTCTGTGGTCTAACTTGGCGAGGTGGATCAAACAGGGCATATTTCAGTGCTATAGGTCTCTAAAGCTACAACCGCCCGGGAGACATCACCGCCCACTCGACGAGGAGTGCGGCACTTCTGCGGCCCTGTCCACCAATGCTCCACTGGCTGAATTTGTGCAGGGCGGCCACCGGAAGTCCCCGTCTACTTCCCAGACATTATAAGCTCGACCTCTTCCAATCGGCAGAGGGGCCTTTGGCCGAGGGGGTTTTTGCAACAGGTGGTGCCAGATCCGCCCTCTGCGCAGTTTAGCCCCCCTAGTATCGGGTCTGGGCTTTCTAAATCCAAGATCAGGATGCCGGCCTGTCTCGGCTGCAATGGAACGTTGGACTACCGGAAAGACGTCCGTTACAGCAGAGGAAGGTCCGAGTATCCGCCCCCCTTTTCCCTGCCTACTGGCGCGGGGGGAGCGGGATATAGTTTGATTGTCTAGACCACAATTTTTCCTCTAGGGGTGTTGTCGGCTTCAAACGACTGGGTCGTCCTGGGCGGCCGCCCGCAGGGGCGGGGGGCCAGGGCCCCGGTCAGTGCCTTGTGTTCCCTATTCCCACCTGCACAGGAGCCAAGTGGGCGGAGCCACCAGATAGGATACTCGGACTCCTGCTGTAAAGGGACGTCTTtcaggtaagtccaacgttcTTTTGGGGGGAGGTGTGCCTTGTCCTTTGGCGGTTAGGAGgacatggtgtcactcccctggCCTGGAAAATGTTTCCAGGCAGAAGCAAAGTTGGAGGGGCCAGTGGTCCCTCAAAGGGAGGTCTTTTGAACAGATTCAACCAGAACAGGatgaccagaggccctcctttccaggacatgtttaCATTTCAGTCTCCTCCTGaccgggaggaattccaaaagtccatttggagcatgaataAGAAGAATGAATTTACATCTCTAttaagtgttttgagcttttatgtgGTCGTGTCCTACatgttttcttgaatgtctttcaTTCtttggtgccttgtcctcctttccagtgaggacatctggtctccCTGGTCAGGGCCTGGAGAgactcttctccttcccttccttgccaTGAAAGATGCTCTTCAGGAGCACCGTTGGAAGGTAACTCTTTCCCCGCTTCTTTCCCTGCAGTGTATTCCCTGGATGGGCTGTTGGTCTTCGGTTTGCTCTTCATTTGCACTTGCGCCTATTTCCGGAAGGTCCCACGGCTGAAAGTCTGGCTACTCTCAGAGAAGAGAGGGGTCTGGGGGGTTTTCTACAAAGGTAAGAGGCTCTCTGGGGGAAGCCTTGGCGAAGTTcctggggtggggagagagatgGGAACGTGGTACCTTCTCAGAAGgttataaaaacatttaaagcagCAGGCGATCAGGCTGAGAGTGCTTTCCTATGTTACAAATGGTTTATGTTACAAATGGTTGTGGTAGATGAGGCACATCTGCCTCAACATAACAGTAGTCTGACTGGGCTTAGAGGGCCACACCAAAAATTATCTCATGATTAAGAGCTCCTGATTCAGGAAAGATCAGTCCACCAACATTTTCTGAAATAACTATTCATGTAAACAAATGTGTAGTGAGCTGTCTAGAGTAACAACAAGTACTTGGAACAATAAGTAACCATAACACAGTCTTTCCTGTTGTGCCCCTTTGGCATGTCAAAAAATTTCCAAACAGAAGGTGTGCATGACTTATGCTGatttatcacagaattttcttgacaaattatgttctgaggaggtttgccattgctttctcccgGGGCTAAGAAACTGTGACTTGGcccaggccacccagtgggtttccatggccaagcgaggaatcaagccctggtcttcagagttgaagtccagcactcagaccgctatgccacactgactctaaCCATgggtacatccacactgcagaaataatacagtttgacaccactttaactgctgtgggtcagtgctatagaatcctgggaattgtagttttgtgagacatttagccttctctgccagagagctttggtgccacaacaaactacagtttccagaattctatagcattgagctgtggcagttaaagtgatgtcaaattagattattgtggcatagtggtttgaatgctgggaaggaaagtcaaactctctcagcctcggaagaaagcaatagcaaacctcctcagaacatagcctgtcaagaaaacctcatgatagatttgccttataATTTATAATTCTGCCCTAATTGTGATAATTTGGAATTGAAGCACAATGTTTAGGAGCCTGCCAATTACAAATGGTGAGATGAGAAAAGATTTTGGTACTAGATTTTGCATTCTGTCATTTAATTTTTGGTAGTGGTCATTACTCTGTGGATCTGTATCAGCTGAGTGATGTTGAACAAAAGTGTGTTTTACATTTCTCTTGTGTCTCCTATGACCTCCTCCTCCACTTAAATTATGATCACAGAGGAAAGTGATGCTCTTTGTTAAAGGCATGAGCTACTAAAGTTTGCTAACATATGCCAAAGGAGTATCCATTGGTGACGCCTAGCAGTTGTCTTTTGATGGGGTAGAACCAAATACATGCTGAGTTTGAGATGCGTTCTACAAATACgtaaaaagaaacaaactgtCAAAAGCTGTTGTCTCCCCACTTCCAAATTCAATGATTGAAGTAAAATGTCAGGTTTAAGGCTTAATTCAGACAGAATGAGCATGGCTTTTGGGCAACAATTTCTCTTCTCAACTTACTAGAGTTTTTTATTGAGCAATCCTGAATGAGGCTAATGGGGAATAAGAAAGGAGATTTCATACtgtccagagtaaaaagaaaagatggtTGATCGTATGGGGGTCAGTTACACCAATCCTAGGATGATTGTCCTGGATTAACCCCATCTGAGGAAGCAGTGAGTCTCAAACTAGTTTCTACCCACATTGTCCACAGAACAACCTAGTTTACAGGCTTTCTGTCTGCTACtatcagcagcagcattttgctaCCCTGACATAGTGGGACCCACTAGTAGAAATGAAAGCATCCATGTGCCATCTATCCCCTCCAGCATTCAATATGGGGGGCACAGGAGTTTTTTGTCAAGTTGACTtgaacttacagcaaccccatgaataagagacctccaagagctctagtcatcaactgccctgctcctGTCTTACATGACTTCCTTCACTGAAGGAGGATGAGGTTGGGCTGTGCTTTTAGTGTATGTAGCAATAAAACAGAATTTGACAATTCTCAGAACCATTATAGCAAGTaacatgtattttgtattgttttaaatgataAATATCTTTTGGTTTTACAGCGGCAGTGATTGGTACAAGACTCCATGCAGCAGTAGCAATATCCTGCATTGTCATGGCTTTTTATGTCCTTTTCATAAAATGAATCCCAACTCATCAGATGGACAGTGCTCTTTGATGAACAATGATGCTATAGAAAGCATATCTCTTTGGCTTCAGAGGACAATATCTCTCAGAGGAGCATACACAGACCCCTACACGGATGTCAAGAGGAAATTCTCTTATGACCAAGCTTTCTTTCAGACCAAGGGAGTGGCCTTTGTAAGAACAACCACCCTTTGTGCTTCTAGTAGAGCTTGAATGTAACCAGCAAATACTGTTTTGTGTGCAGATCATTAAAATCAGTGTTACTGTCTGCACAAAGTAAAAATCATAAGTTTGTAGAAATGGGTAAGATGAATTGTTTCTGGCAAATAGAACTGGTTAAGGCTTTTCCCACAATCTAGCAGAGCGTGAAAGGGGCAAGTGTTTTCATTCCTGGTGTTCTAAAGGGAATTGCTGTAAATCTCCAAAATGGAACAGTGGACAGTGAGGGCAGGCAtagatttgttttcattttttttctttgattaaTGCACTTTTAAGATTAGAGGCTAAAGCGATCATAAAAACAAATGACTGGAAAACCATATGGAAAACTAGCTAGTAGTAAAGTATTTGCGCATTTCAGAGAAGTGCTTATGTGCTCTGTATTCTTGAAAATATCTGGACCGCAGAGGGGGAAAATGATCTTTGGTGATCTATTCACATCTCTCTTAAAGTAATTAACAGTCCTGCTACTTTTTACAGACATCTAAGAGTGCTGAAATATTTCATGTTCTGTCAAAGCTAGCTCACAATTGAGAATTGCCAACAACTTAAACATAGCCACAGTCTCTGGCATCAATGTTGTAGGAGAAAGCAATGAGGTCATATGCTGTTACATTAAGTTAATAGATGTTAAGAtgtttaaatcacatttaaaaatCATAACATGTATATTTTGGAAAGTGTACAGACTTTAAAAATGAAGATTTATCTttatgttctttatttttaattatacattTATAAGTTCTCTTTAGTTCACACTCCTCCTTTGAATGGTCCTTTCCTGTCATCTTGTGCTTAAAGTGTTGGAGGTAAACCTCCTACATTAAAGAGCATGTTTAACTTATATGTTTAAAGCTTATGATGTTGAAAACACTTGATACAAACTCCAAAATGGTTTCAAGATTGGGacctaatctttttaaaaaatccactatTTGTATAACAACTTTTTTTCACAGATAGAAATTTATCATATGTTTCTAGTTCAGCAAGAAATATACTGGAGTCCTAGCTTGGCCTCTGGTATTCCAGCAATATGTGTTTGAATAAATCTGccttattttttatttcccaAACTTCATATTTAATAGACATTggaattttttcttccttttaaaataatttgtgatGTATTCTGACTGGGatctgaagaaataaaaatgggttTTGTGAACTCTAAATTCTAGGGAAGTGGGAAGGAAAAAGCAGAGTTCAGTTTCATAAAACATTCAGTTGTGGTTTGAAAGATGTTTAATTGGGCATGACTTCTTTGTACCAGCATTTAATGGAGTTTTATTTCATGGTAAgtataattttgtaatttttaatttttggctAATCTCACTGCACATGCCCTAAAAGCATTTTTGAGATAATTTAGCAGCCAGTggtcctgattttaaaaaatcttcacctATTAGACAATATTTTGCTAAATTGACAAAAAAAAAGCTCATATCTAAACAGCCACAgggattttaaaaagtgactttttatTCTTATAAAGATGACCTTTCTGCTGTCTAGTTCTGTTTTGGGATTAATAgtaatttatatataaatgtgcAGTAATTCTGATAATTTAATACATGTTGCTGTTTGCATCTggggaagtaaaccaagtctacgcAAGTTTATCGGTATGTTATAACATCTTTCACTCatttagtcacaaaggtgctacaagatccctttgcatactaatatttcAGTCTAACACGGATGTGTCTCTGTTGCTGTCTAATTCATACACATTGTGGGGATGGGAaaccatggcctaaatccaacataTTGCTAGCAGAGTGAAAATCCCTGCTAGCCGGATTATACGTTTCTGCTGTCAGTTGCTTATGCAACACAAGACTATTGGCAAGCACCCTTGTGCTAATTCTGAAAATGTGCAACTGCTAGTACAGGGAGCTTTGTGTTAACGCAATATCATTGTTGGATACAGCTCAAGAGCACCAACCagatatttgcccataggaagTCAAGAATCTTCAGATCTTAACACTGGTGTAACTTTGGTTACACAAGTGTTTGTACTGTAGACGTTTATGTAAGGAAGTATCCAATACCCTGTACAAGTTGTTCCTTTATTTTCCCATGGTGCAAAGGTAAATGGGCAGTGCTAGCCTGTGACTAGAATGGCTGTGAAGCTACCAGCCACACTGGCCCACCCCCATTACAGCAATTGACTACATAAGTACACTGGCAGTGCTTTATGCCAGAGAGATATTGCCAAATCCCAAACAGCAGGAAGGATGGGAGACTGGCAAGAGTAGCCATTCCCCAAATACAGTATTTTGAACTACGGTTCTCAACAGTTAATATGGACAGCAGTAAGGAACTCGAGTTCagatccaaaacacctgaaggtcATCAGGCTGGAGAAACTTGAACTAGTtaagcagaaaacaaaataataaaaattatggcCACAAATGATACGCAAATTTGATCATACGGTATGCTGTCAGAAACATTTTTATACTGTACATATGTGGTCAAATTACCAGATGGCATTACAGGTTACGACTACTTTTACATGTATATGTCGACCATATCTGTAATGTGAGCTGCTGTGACATTCTTCAGCGGAGGTGACTGAATTCCTTTTCTGAAGTCTTTTATATAATATGGCACAATTTCAAAGCAGCTCATGGCACTCATCTGAAGGGGCTGTGCACAcaacagtgtgtgtttgtgtgtatgaggTCTCTGTGTTGCTTAGTAATTCAGTTAGTCCTTTACTGAAAAACCTTTTTCAACCGAATACCGTTTAGAAATAAAAGTCTTACATCATCTTATACAGCAAGAAATTGATTATATTAAGAAGTgttaacataataaaataacattttgtgaCATAGTCTGATCATCGGTGAAACTGGGCCTTGGAGGTATGGGGTAGTAAATATCATCCACCTTTTATCCCATCCTTCCCAAAAATCTCAGGACAACTTAGGACAACTTTTGTTGTTACAACTAACCTGCCGTTAGGCTGAGAGCCTGGCACAAGGACACTTGGGAGTGTTATGGctgagttaggtccaaaacatattgcagaaataatccagattgaggcTGGATATTCTTTTGTGCTAATTGTGTGGTGTGGTGCTttgatgatgactctggagaccagggttcaattcctcgcttgcccatgaaaccccctgggagagtcacacattctcagcctcaaaggagtgcagtggcaaacctctggagAAAGTATGAGAAATgttcccatagggaaacataggttgcatccacactggagaaataaaccagtttggccccgctttaactcttttctggctcaaggctatggaattctgggagttggttgGGGGCCCAGAGCCAGTGTGaggcagtggtttgaatgttggattaaggctgcatccatactgcaggaataatccagtttgagactgcattaactgccctgtctcagtgctagggaatcctgggaattgtagtttatggtggcaccagagctccccgacagagaaagctaaacgtctcacaaaactataattcccagaattccttagtattgatccagggcagttgaagcggtctcaaactggattatttctgtggagTGTTTTAGACATTAGTCTAACGCCAGTGGCCCAAAACTGTaaccttttaagagattttggacttcagctcccagaagcctcagccatgttggccaatagtctgggattctgggagctgaagtgacAGTCCTACATtcgagcagagtttggggaccactggaacccagtggttcccaaacttcgattccttcagatgttttgcacttcagctcccagaattcctgaccgttGACCAAGCTGcctagagcttctgggagttgaagttcaaaaaagAAGAACACTCCCTGGATGACGTCACCGCCGGCCACCTGCCTGCATGCGATTACCTCAGAGGCGTGGCCAGCCCCAAACATCGCGAGCAGAGGCTGCAAGAACGAGAGCATTACCCAAAATCCTGTGCGGCGGGGTATAAGAGAGCGGGAGGGGGCGTGGCTTGCCAGTATTCCAGTGGGCAGTAGCCGGGGAGGGCGGGTGTTGGTTGGTTGTATGCGCGCGGGAGGCCGAGTGCGTGAGGACGTTTGGCGCGTGGCTGAGGCGTGTGTGTTGAGGGagcgtgagagagagagtgagtgagtccCCGCGCTGCGGCCCTTGCTTTTCTGATACACTTTGATCTTATTTGATCGGGCGCCGGTGGTGCCGCCGCTTTCCGGCCCCGAAATGAGAATAACCCCCTTCCTGCGAAGCCCTTCCTCGGGCGCTGTGCAGCGAAGCAGGTCAACCGAGCCGGCGGCCGTTTTAGTCGGAAATGATGAATTGATCAGATAGATGAGGCTGGAGGCTGGGGTCaccccctcctctctgccaatGTGTATCGAGGCGATTCTGATCCGGATTAAACGCCGTCCTCCCTCTGGGCCTCTCCCTCTCCGCTCTTCCCTTTAGCCGCCATGGAGGATCATTTGGGAGTGCTTACCCATTgggaatccttgcccagagggaatcattgAGGAGTACTTGCCATGGAGAATGATAGGAGAATCCCACAGAGGATCATTAGGGAGTACTTGCCCATAAGAGGATCGTtggaaaatacttgcccatagaggatcaCTGGGGAATACATGCCCATAGAAAATGATAGGAGAACACTTGCCCCATAGAGAATCATTTATGGATTCCCTTTTTTGTGTTGAACGCTTTAGCAGTCCAGCCTCTATATTCTCTATAGGTAAGTATTGTccttaattttaataaattaaaatattttaatgttaataAAGATTAGGCCCAGATCcagcagggctagcctgaagaaagaggctcctccctccatcactcatcctttggcctgtgagggagtgaccaggcaggcccagatctgccagggttagcctgaagaagagccttccctccagcccatctgccttggtccaggcctcagagggagagaataaccactgggcctcatcccctttcccactaccattcccttttcattttgtgtcatgtcttttagattgtaagcctgagagcagggaaccatctaattaaaaataacgattgtaagccgctctgagagccattagggctgtagggcagggtataaatacctaataaataagtattctccaatgatccCCTTTGGGCAAATAtggttttcctatgggcaagtgctgtcatttattttaatacgtccctatagaatcatagagttggaagagaccacaaggacaacTAGTctagcccccttctgccatgtatgaactcacaatcaaagcacccccaacagacagccatctagcctctgtttaaagacctccaaggaaggtgactccaccactctttgagggagtgtgttccactgctgatcAGGAagttcctagaatcatagagttggaagagaccgcaagggccatccagtccaaccccctgccatgcaggaactcccacaaagcatccccattgacagatggccatcctgcctctgcttaaagacctctaaggagggagactccactacactccgaggaagtgtgttccactgtcaaacagcccttaatgttgaggtggaatctcttttcctgtagcttgcatccattgttctgtgttctagtctccggagcagcagaaaacatgtttgctccctcctcagtatgacactccttaaaatacttaagcagggctatcatatcacctcttatctgtctcttctccaggctaaacatcctcagctcccgaagtcattcctcatagggtatggtttccagaccatccagaatgcagaaataatgccgtttgacactgctgtaacaggcatggctcaatgctgtggaatgctgggatttgacagagaaggctgagtaTCTCATGAagttacaaatcacagaattccatagcgctgagccatggcagttcaagcagtatcaaactgttgcttctgcagtgcagatgcaacctttgtAAGTGCTAATAAGACTTGGGCTTTATATAGTGTGAAACAAAGAGTCTTTGGGTGTAATAAATGGAAGAAGTGGGCTAGTTCACAAAAGTTTATAACCTAGCATGGTATTGTATTTTGAGTTACGCCTCAGTTAAACTTAGGACACTGGggggtgcttctacactgtagaaataatgcagtttggcaccactttaactgccatggctccaccctacagaatcctgagatttgtacttttgtgggcCCCCAGCACCAgcagagaagggtaaagaccatgtaaaactagagatcccaggattccataggctgaagctacaacacttaaagtggtgctaaactgcattatttctacataatgtagatgcaccctgggcaaccatggaaacccactgactggGTGATGCTGGGCAAGGCATGCTCTCTCGGCCCCAGCAGAAAGCAagagcaaacccactctgaagaaattctgccaagaaaaccccatgctagggttgacataagccagaaatgacttgacagcataCAACAACGTCTATTAAAAGACTTAACAGTACCATTTGAGCCTTTTAGCATTGGGTTTTTTTCTGCTACACTTttaacagattaacatggctacatTACAGAGCTAGTCATTGCATGCTCCTTTGTTGGGAGAGCTAATATTTAAATGTTTCAGAGCTGCATTAATTTCTTGAGGCCACTAAGAACACTGGCACCGTGTGTTAagaagtgatgtgatagccctgtttaagtatttgaaggggtgtcatattgaggatggagcaagcttgttttctgctgctccagagaacaggacccggagcaatggatgcaagctccaggaaaaaagaatccacctcaacattaggaggaagctTCTGACAGTAAcactcttcgacagtggaatacactctctcggagggtggtagagtcttctttggaggtctttaaacagatggccatctgtcgtgtcgggggtgctttgattgtgtacttctgtatggcagagggttggattagatgatccttgaggtatcttccaactctatgattctataaagggTGCTACACAACAATTTAAAAGGTCATCaaaacaaggctgcattctatcaccctacttgttcaatttgtatgcagaaattaTGTAGAGCAGGTTTAGACACAAGAAGGAGAAATGAAGACTGGAGAAAGGAACATAAACAACCTAGGATATATATAGCCAatgccatactactagcagaaagcaacAATTACTAAAagtcaaagaagaagaaaaattaaggCAGACTTaatgctaaacattaagaaaacaaaaataatgaatggAAAGTttgcataaattcaacctaaatgaagaggaaagtgaaataaagattttccctgtcttggatcaaacactgatcagaacagaaagagcagtcaagaaatctgaagaagtcTAGGACTGGGGAGGGAAGCTATAAAAGAATTAGACAGAATCctaaaagtgcaaagatatataattgaatgctAACGTTAGAATTACCCAAGacattatattccctattaccatgtaaggatgtgagagctggacagtgaagagaatggataaaaagaaaactcatttgagatgtgctggagaagagtgctgatgatactgTGGACTGTCAGAAatacaagcaaatgggtccttgaacagataaagcATGAACTCTCCTTggtggccaagatgacaaaactcaggctgttgtactttggccaaatcataaAGTATGGCTCATTAGAGATGACAACggtgctaggaaagatagagggtagtagaaagagaagaagaccacacactagatggacAGACTTGACCAGGGAGGTCATGGTTATACATtttcaagacctaagcagagtgaTTGAGGATAGGGGATCTTTTAAGATATTTCTTTCATAGGGGTGTcttgagttgaagttgactttaGAGTAGCTAACAATAAGACTGTTCTATGGTTATTCCTTTCATATTTATCTGGACATACTGACAGAAAGAAAGGCATTGCTAATCAGTTAGTGTAGAAGCTAAACTGAGAAATGTATCCTGCAGAGAGGGTGGAATGATTTTTCTTGGGCCTGTAACACTGATGCAATAATCTCATATTCAGCCCACTGATCTGACCAAAACAGTGGTAATAAAGTTGAGTACATCTGCCCATGTGCAGCTTGCCACTTTAAGCATACTAACCAGTTTTTCTTGGGGAAAAGCACCACGGTAGAGCTTTCAGAGCTGTTAATCTTGTCCCAGAAAAGGAAAGCATATTGCCTGTTTAAAATGCATCTTGTCTTTGTTAGGATGGCTTTTGTGctttaaaggctttttaaaagaggTTTATTAGAAAGTTGGTGGATTTTTGCTTTAATGCTATTAATGCATATTGTGCAAAGATTTCCATATATGGAAGTTAAAGCCACAGTGATATTTTTGATCTtcagaagaaaaattaaaatcaagTGGGTAACAGTGGAGGGCCAGGGGGCTGCATTATCTTCCAAGAACTTGGATGGCTGTGTCCAGTCTTTCagaacaaaacaaccccccccaatCCCATACCTTCTAGCCCTAGTACATGAGAGGTAAATAcgctagagggcatttgggggtaaaatatttgaaaaaggtTTACCTGAGGAGGGGTGCAAAGGGCCTCCAGTCATGGTGGAGATGCCCTCCACACCTCCAGAGATCATTTGAAGGCATTTTTGACTCCTGTAGAGTTATTTAATGGCATGGTTTGCCACATCAAGTGCATTTCAAACTATTTCCAGTAGGGGGAGGTGAGCAGCTTCTCTTTACTTAAGCTAAAATAACAATAGGCTAAactaataacatccaaacaatgatatctttatttggccaaccaaaatgcacaactacatgttgcaagttttcaaagtcacactggtttcttcatcaggcaaacaggagggaaaaattgaagatgttaatcatagttctgcattttctgtttctggtcttagttcaaatGGTGGGGAGGGctaactaagaccagaaacagaaaacgaGGGccaatgactaacatcttcaatttttttctcctgtttgcctgatgaaacCAGTGTgatttcgaaagcttgcaacaagtagttgtgcattttggttggcccaataaagatatcact
Encoded proteins:
- the TMEM167B gene encoding protein kish-B; this translates as MPACLGCNGTLDYRKDVRYSRGRSEGVVGFKRLGRPGRPPAGAGGQGPGHLVSLVRAWRDSSPSLPCHERCSSGAPLEGNSFPASFPAVYSLDGLLVFGLLFICTCAYFRKVPRLKVWLLSEKRGVWGVFYKAAVIGTRLHAAVAISCIVMAFYVLFIK